A region from the Candidatus Tenderia electrophaga genome encodes:
- a CDS encoding tRNA (guanine-N1)-methyltransferase gives MRIDVVTLFPQLIADLARYGVTGRALQGGVFELGVWNPRDYTQDRHRTVDDRPYGGGPGMVMMIEPLRQAIQAARRANPAAGVVYLSPQGRRFDQGLARDVARRPGLILVAGRYEGVDERVLELDVDEEWSIGDYVLSGGETAALVVVDAVTRLLPGALGHEDSAQQDSFSDGLLDCPHYTRPENYQGRPVPAVLLSGDHGAIRRWRLKQSLGRTWLRRAELLQGLELDKGQQMLLEEFIREHEEQQD, from the coding sequence GTGAGAATTGATGTTGTCACTCTGTTTCCGCAGCTGATCGCGGATCTGGCGCGATACGGGGTCACCGGCCGGGCCCTGCAGGGCGGGGTGTTCGAGCTGGGGGTGTGGAATCCGCGCGATTACACCCAGGATCGGCACCGCACGGTGGATGACCGGCCCTACGGCGGCGGCCCGGGCATGGTGATGATGATCGAGCCCTTGCGTCAGGCCATCCAGGCCGCGCGGCGGGCCAATCCCGCAGCCGGGGTGGTCTATCTGTCGCCCCAGGGGCGGCGTTTCGACCAGGGCCTGGCGCGTGACGTTGCCCGGCGGCCGGGCCTGATCCTGGTAGCCGGTCGCTATGAAGGCGTCGATGAGCGTGTGCTTGAATTGGACGTCGATGAGGAGTGGTCCATCGGTGACTACGTCCTCAGCGGCGGTGAGACCGCCGCCCTGGTGGTGGTCGATGCGGTGACCCGCTTGTTGCCCGGCGCGCTCGGGCACGAGGATTCGGCACAGCAGGATTCGTTCAGTGACGGCTTGCTGGATTGCCCGCACTACACCCGCCCTGAGAATTATCAGGGCAGGCCGGTGCCGGCGGTGCTGCTCAGCGGCGACCACGGCGCCATCCGGCGCTGGCGGTTGAAGCAGTCGCTGGGGCGGACCTGGCTGCGGCGAGCGGAGCTGCTGCAGGGCCTGGAACTGGACAAAGGGCAACAAATGCTGCTGGAAGAGTTTATCCGGGAGCATGAAGAACAACAGGATTGA
- a CDS encoding 50S ribosomal protein L19 → MSNIIDQLEAEQMNREVPDFGAGDTVVVQVKVKEGERERLQAFEGVCIAKRNRGLNSSFTVRKISNGEGVERVFQTYSPVVDSIAVKRRGDVRRAKLYYLRERTGKAARIKEKL, encoded by the coding sequence ATGAGCAATATCATCGACCAGCTGGAAGCAGAACAAATGAACCGCGAAGTCCCTGATTTCGGCGCCGGCGATACGGTCGTCGTTCAGGTCAAGGTTAAAGAGGGTGAGCGTGAGCGTCTTCAGGCCTTTGAAGGGGTCTGTATCGCCAAGCGTAACCGCGGCCTGAATTCTTCGTTCACCGTGCGCAAGATTTCCAACGGTGAAGGGGTGGAACGCGTCTTCCAGACCTATAGCCCGGTGGTGGACTCCATTGCCGTCAAGCGCCGCGGTGATGTGCGTCGCGCCAAGCTCTACTACCTACGTGAGCGTACCGGTAAGGCGGCCCGTATCAAGGAAAAGCTGTAA
- a CDS encoding disulfide bond formation protein DsbC, translated as MMLKAIVAISTALLVGLGTAAADEGMDTVRAAVKKIVPNSAPDSIEPSELPGLYEVSFGAEVFYVSADGRYLLSGSLLDLNSGKNLTEDKRAQGRLNLIDTVDEAKMIVFAPKEVKHSITVFTDIDCPYCRRMHQEMPELNAQGIEVRYLLFPRAGMQSKSYDKAVAVWCAEDRQQALTDAKAGKPIDMKSCDNPIDAHMALVQQLGISGTPTSVLENGQVIPGYVPVARLESILESEGGM; from the coding sequence ATGATGTTGAAAGCGATTGTAGCAATATCCACGGCGCTGCTGGTCGGCCTGGGCACGGCGGCGGCGGACGAAGGCATGGACACGGTCCGCGCCGCAGTTAAGAAGATCGTCCCCAACAGCGCGCCCGACAGTATCGAGCCCAGTGAATTGCCCGGCCTGTACGAGGTCAGCTTCGGCGCCGAGGTGTTCTATGTTTCCGCAGACGGGCGCTATTTGCTCAGCGGCAGTCTGCTGGATCTAAACAGCGGCAAGAATCTGACTGAAGACAAGCGTGCTCAAGGACGTTTGAACTTGATCGATACGGTCGACGAGGCCAAGATGATTGTCTTCGCCCCCAAAGAGGTGAAACACAGCATTACCGTCTTCACCGATATCGACTGTCCCTACTGCCGCCGCATGCACCAGGAGATGCCTGAACTCAATGCCCAGGGTATCGAGGTGCGCTATTTGTTGTTTCCCCGGGCCGGGATGCAATCCAAGTCCTATGACAAAGCGGTGGCCGTGTGGTGCGCCGAGGACCGGCAGCAGGCGCTCACCGACGCCAAGGCAGGCAAGCCGATCGATATGAAGAGCTGTGACAATCCCATCGACGCACACATGGCCCTGGTGCAGCAGCTGGGGATCAGCGGTACGCCCACCTCGGTGCTGGAAAACGGCCAGGTAATTCCGGGCTATGTGCCGGTGGCACGGTTGGAGTCAATACTGGAAAGCGAGGGCGGGATGTAG
- a CDS encoding recombinase XerD: MTAELSRADAALIELFLDSLWVERGASDHTLTAYRSDLRALAAALARRDKTLRSAARGDLLDYLALRVQQGAKARTTARLLSSQRRFYRYLLREGRIQEDPTAQIDAPKLGRPLPKSLTEADVDALLAAPCIDAPLGLRDRAMLELLYASGLRVSELVGLKLGEVSLAQGVVRIFGKGGKERLVPMGEECLDWLQRYQTEARPALLAGRLADAVFVTRRGTAMTRQAFWHLVKRYARQADIRTDLSPHTLRHAFATHLLNHGADLRVLQMLLGHSDLSTTQIYTHVARERLKSLHATHHPRG; encoded by the coding sequence ATGACGGCTGAGCTGAGTCGCGCAGACGCGGCCCTGATCGAACTGTTTCTGGACAGCCTGTGGGTCGAGCGCGGTGCCAGTGATCATACCCTGACGGCCTATCGCAGCGACCTGCGGGCATTGGCAGCGGCCCTGGCGCGCCGGGATAAGACGCTGCGCTCCGCGGCGCGCGGCGATCTGCTCGATTACCTGGCCCTGCGTGTGCAGCAGGGGGCCAAGGCGCGCACCACGGCGCGTTTGTTGTCGAGTCAGCGGCGTTTTTATCGTTATCTGCTGCGCGAGGGGCGTATCCAGGAAGATCCCACCGCCCAAATCGACGCCCCCAAACTGGGTCGGCCCCTGCCCAAATCGCTGACCGAGGCCGACGTGGACGCCTTGCTGGCGGCGCCGTGCATCGACGCCCCCCTGGGCCTGCGCGACCGCGCCATGCTGGAACTACTGTACGCCAGCGGCCTGCGGGTGTCGGAGCTGGTGGGGCTGAAACTGGGGGAGGTCAGCCTGGCCCAGGGCGTGGTGCGTATCTTTGGCAAGGGCGGCAAGGAACGTCTCGTGCCCATGGGCGAAGAATGCCTGGATTGGCTGCAGCGCTACCAAACCGAGGCCCGACCGGCGTTGTTGGCGGGCCGCCTGGCCGATGCCGTATTCGTCACCCGGCGCGGCACGGCCATGACGCGCCAGGCCTTTTGGCACCTGGTCAAACGCTATGCGCGGCAGGCCGACATCCGCACCGACCTCTCGCCCCACACCCTGCGTCATGCCTTTGCCACACACTTATTGAATCATGGCGCCGATCTGAGGGTGCTGCAGATGCTGTTGGGTCACAGCGATCTTTCCACCACCCAGATTTATACCCATGTGGCGCGCGAACGCTTGAAATCGCTCCACGCCACTCACCATCCGCGCGGATAA